The Oncorhynchus masou masou isolate Uvic2021 chromosome 31, UVic_Omas_1.1, whole genome shotgun sequence genome includes a region encoding these proteins:
- the LOC135523965 gene encoding mediator of RNA polymerase II transcription subunit 24 isoform X2 translates to MKVVNLKQAILQAWKERWSDYQWAINIKKNFPKGATWDYLNLAEALMEQAMIGPSPNPLILSYLKYAISSQMVSYSSVLLAISKFDDFSRELCVKSLLEIMDMFCHRLSCHGKAEECIGLCRALLGVVVWLLTGCACYCERLRELGPSASTEANLRACLERLRELVNSQKNRALVHIARLEDQASWTNVEQALIKVTEGLNNLTNQTLRGKLEECISLVKSIPTILSEQSDPPHHSLFPSVHAFIMLEGTMNLTGETQPLVEQLMMIKRMQRIPAPLFVLEIWKACFTGLIESPEGTEELKWTAFTFLKIPQVLLRLKKYPQGEKQDFMDDVNIAFEYLLKLTPLLDKADQRCNCDCLSMLLQECNKLSLLSDSNTTNLTSKREYAPRLKTAENANIQPNPGLILRAEPTVTNILKTVDADHSKSPEGLLGVLGHMLSGKSLDLLLAAAAATGKLKSFARKFIKLNEFPKHISGEGSKSASVRALLFDISFLMLCHVVQTYGSEVILSDPSPSGETPFFETWLQTCMPEEGKTLNPDHPCFRPESGKVESLVALLNNSSEMKLVQMKWHEICLSTPAAILEVLNAWENGVLSVEAVQKITDNIKGKVCSMAICAVAWLVAHVRMLGLDEREKPQTMIRQLMTPLYGENTLQFYNERVVIMSSILENMCADVFQQTGLALRPPMEGQEPIPYRNLLSAKEPIHEALRKQFRSVLWKGWVDSGALHLFESLLHTGGVFWFTNNLVKELLKETRQEWANRVVELLYSIFCLDTQQITLTLLGHILPNLLTDSAHWHSLADPPGKALAKLSVWCALSSFSTHHKGQASARQRKRQREDIEDYSSLFPLDDTQPSKLMRLLSSNEDEPVVLSSPGDRSMSTSLSASQLHTVNMRDPLNRVLANLFLLISSILGSKTAGPHTQFVQSFMEECVECLEQGSRGSILQFMPFTMVSELVKLPALAKPRVVLGITDLTLPLGRRVAAKAISAL, encoded by the exons ATGGTCTCTTATTCAAGTGTTCTCTTAGCCATCAGTAAG TTTGATGACTTCTCCAGAGAGCTCTGCGTCAAGTCCCTGTTGGAGATCATGGACATGTTCTGCCACCGTCTCAG CTGCCACGGGAAGGCGGAGGAGTGCATCGGGCTGTGCCGGGCCCTTCTGGGTGTGGTAGTGTGGCTCCTGACGGGCTGCGCCTGCTACTGCGAGAGGCTCAGGGAGCTGGGGCCGTCGGCCAGCACAGAAGCCAACCTGAGGGCCTGCCTGGAGAGGCTAAGGGAGTTGGTGAACAGCCAGAAGAACAGGGCCCTAGTCCACATCGCTCGCCTGGAGGACCAAG CTTCCTGGACCAATGTGGAGCAAGCTTTGATCAAAGTGACAGAGGGGCTCAACAATCTGACCAATCAGACACTGAGAGGCAAGCTGGAGGAGTGCATTTCATTGGTGAAGAG TATTCCTACAATTCTGTCTGAACAGTCAGACCCCCCGCACCACTCGTTGTTCCCGTCGGTCCACGCCTTCATCATGCTGGAAGGAACCATGAACCTGACAGGGGAGACTCAGCCACTGGTGGAGCAGCTTATGATGATCAAGAGGATGCAG CGTATCCCTGCGCCGCTCTTTGTGTTGGAGATCTGGAAGGCGTGTTTCACTGGCCTCATCGAGTCACCAGAGGGCACCGAGGAGCTCAAGTGGACCGCCTTCACCTTCCTTAAG ATCCCCCAGGTTCTCCTCAGGCTAAAGAAGTATCCCCAGGGTGAGAAG CAGGACTTCATGGATGATGTGAACATTGCCTTTGAGTACCTGCTGAAGCTCACACCACTGCTGGACAAGGCGGACCAGAGATGCAA CTGCGACTGTCTTAGTATGCTACTGCAGGAGTGCAACAAGCTGTCTCTCCTGTCAGACTCCAACACGACCAACCTCACTTCTAAACG GGAGTATGCTCCACGGCTAAAGACTGCAGAAAACGCCAACATCCAGCCCAACCCAGGCCTCATCCTGCGAGCCGAGCCCACTGTCACCAACATCCTCAAG ACGGTGGACGCAGACCACTCCAAGTCTCCAGAGGGCCTTCTGGGGGTGCTGGGACACATGCTCTCTGGGAAGAGCCTGGACCTCCTCCTGGCTGCAGCTGCAGCCACGGGAAAACTCAAGTCCTTCGCCCGGAAGTTCATCAA GCTGAATGAGTTTCCGAAGCATATCAGTGGAGAAGGAT CCAAGTCGGCCTCAGTGCGAGCCCTGCTGTTCGACATCTCCTTCCTCATGCTGTGTCACGTGGTGCAGACCTACGGATCAGAG GTGATCCTGTCGGATCCCAGCCCCTCGGGGGAGACCCCGTTCTTTGAGACGTGGCTGCAGACCTGCATGCCAGAAGAGGGCAAGACCCTGAACCCAGACCACCCCTGCTTCAGGCCCGAGTCTGGCAAGGTGGAGAGCCTGGTGGCCCTCCTCAACAACTCCTCTGAGATGAAGCTAGT TCAGATGAAGTGGCACGAGATTTGCCTCAGCACGCCGGCAGCCATCTTGGAGGTGTTGAATGCCTGGGAGAATGGCGTGCTCTCTGTGGAGGCTGTACAG AAGATAACAGACAACATCAAGGGCAAGGTATGCAGCATGGCTATCTGTGCTGTGGCCTGGCTGGTAGCCCATGTGAGGATGCTGGGCCTGGATGAGCGGGAGAAGCCCCAGACCATGATCCGCCAGCTCATGACCCCGCTGTATGGGGAGAACACTCTGCAGTTCTACAATGAACG ggTGGTGATCATGAGTTCCATCCTGGAGAACATGTGTGCTGACGTATTCCAGCAGACAGGCTTGGCCCTGCGGCCGCCCATGGAGGGCCAGGAGCCCATTCCCTACCGCAACCTGCTCTCGGCCAAGGAGCCCATCCATGAGGCCCTCCGCAAGCAATTCCGCTCGGTGCTGTGGAAGGGCTGGGTGGACAGCGGCGCGCTACACCTCTTTGAGAGCCTGCTGCACACAGGAGGGGTGTTCTGGTTCACCAACAACCTGGTCAAG GAGCTGCTGAAGGAGACTCGCCAGGAGTGGGCCAACCGGGTGGTGGAACTGCTCTACAGCATCTTCTGCCTGGACACCCAGCAGATCACTCTCACCCTGCTGGGCCACATCCTGCCCAACCTGCTCACAGACTCAGCCCACTGGCACAGCCTGGCAGACCCGCCCGGCAAGGCCTTGGCCAA GCTGTCTGTATGGTGTGCTCTCAGTTCCTTCTCCACTCACCACAAAGGCCAGGCCTCAGCTCGACAACGCAAGAGGCAACGGGAGGATATCGAG GACTACAGTAGCTTGTTCCCTCTAGACGATACGCAGCCCTCAAAGCTCATGCGTCTGCTCAGCTCCAACGAGGACGAGCCGGTGGTCCTTTCTAGTCCAG GTGACCGGTCCATGTCCACCTCCCTGTCGGCCTCCCAGCTCCACACGGTCAACATGAGGGACCCTCTCAACCGTGTCCTAG CCAACCTCTTCCTGTTGATCTCATCCATCCTGGGCTCCAAGACAGCAGGGCCACACACCCAGTTCGTGCAGAGCTTCATGGAGGAGTGTGTGGAGTGCCTGGAGCAGGGCAGCCGCGGAAGCATTCTGCAGTTCATGCCTTTCACCATG gtctcgGAGCTGGTGAAACTTCCTGCGCTGGCCAAGCCCAGGGTGGTCTTGGGAATCACAGACTTGACTCTGCCCCTGGGAAGGAGGGTGGCAGCCAAGGCCATCTCAGCCTTATAG
- the LOC135523965 gene encoding mediator of RNA polymerase II transcription subunit 24 isoform X3, which yields MKVVNLKQAILQAWKERWSDYQWAINIKKNFPKGATWDYLNLAEALMEQAMIGPSPNPLILSYLKYAISSQMVSYSSVLLAISKFDDFSRELCVKSLLEIMDMFCHRLSCHGKAEECIGLCRALLGVVVWLLTGCACYCERLRELGPSASTEANLRACLERLRELVNSQKNRALVHIARLEDQASWTNVEQALIKVTEGLNNLTNQTLRGKLEECISLVKSIPTILSEQSDPPHHSLFPSVHAFIMLEGTMNLTGETQPLVEQLMMIKRMQRIPAPLFVLEIWKACFTGLIESPEGTEELKWTAFTFLKIPQVLLRLKKYPQGEKDFMDDVNIAFEYLLKLTPLLDKADQRCNCDCLSMLLQECNKLSLLSDSNTTNLTSKREYAPRLKTAENANIQPNPGLILRAEPTVTNILKTVDADHSKSPEGLLGVLGHMLSGKSLDLLLAAAAATGKLKSFARKFIKLNEFPKHISGEGSKSASVRALLFDISFLMLCHVVQTYGSEVILSDPSPSGETPFFETWLQTCMPEEGKTLNPDHPCFRPESGKVESLVALLNNSSEMKLVQMKWHEICLSTPAAILEVLNAWENGVLSVEAVQKITDNIKGKVCSMAICAVAWLVAHVRMLGLDEREKPQTMIRQLMTPLYGENTLQFYNERVVIMSSILENMCADVFQQTGLALRPPMEGQEPIPYRNLLSAKEPIHEALRKQFRSVLWKGWVDSGALHLFESLLHTGGVFWFTNNLVKELLKETRQEWANRVVELLYSIFCLDTQQITLTLLGHILPNLLTDSAHWHSLADPPGKALAKLSVWCALSSFSTHHKGQASARQRKRQREDIEDYSSLFPLDDTQPSKLMRLLSSNEDEPVVLSSPGDRSMSTSLSASQLHTVNMRDPLNRVLANLFLLISSILGSKTAGPHTQFVQSFMEECVECLEQGSRGSILQFMPFTMVSELVKLPALAKPRVVLGITDLTLPLGRRVAAKAISAL from the exons ATGGTCTCTTATTCAAGTGTTCTCTTAGCCATCAGTAAG TTTGATGACTTCTCCAGAGAGCTCTGCGTCAAGTCCCTGTTGGAGATCATGGACATGTTCTGCCACCGTCTCAG CTGCCACGGGAAGGCGGAGGAGTGCATCGGGCTGTGCCGGGCCCTTCTGGGTGTGGTAGTGTGGCTCCTGACGGGCTGCGCCTGCTACTGCGAGAGGCTCAGGGAGCTGGGGCCGTCGGCCAGCACAGAAGCCAACCTGAGGGCCTGCCTGGAGAGGCTAAGGGAGTTGGTGAACAGCCAGAAGAACAGGGCCCTAGTCCACATCGCTCGCCTGGAGGACCAAG CTTCCTGGACCAATGTGGAGCAAGCTTTGATCAAAGTGACAGAGGGGCTCAACAATCTGACCAATCAGACACTGAGAGGCAAGCTGGAGGAGTGCATTTCATTGGTGAAGAG TATTCCTACAATTCTGTCTGAACAGTCAGACCCCCCGCACCACTCGTTGTTCCCGTCGGTCCACGCCTTCATCATGCTGGAAGGAACCATGAACCTGACAGGGGAGACTCAGCCACTGGTGGAGCAGCTTATGATGATCAAGAGGATGCAG CGTATCCCTGCGCCGCTCTTTGTGTTGGAGATCTGGAAGGCGTGTTTCACTGGCCTCATCGAGTCACCAGAGGGCACCGAGGAGCTCAAGTGGACCGCCTTCACCTTCCTTAAG ATCCCCCAGGTTCTCCTCAGGCTAAAGAAGTATCCCCAGGGTGAGAAG GACTTCATGGATGATGTGAACATTGCCTTTGAGTACCTGCTGAAGCTCACACCACTGCTGGACAAGGCGGACCAGAGATGCAA CTGCGACTGTCTTAGTATGCTACTGCAGGAGTGCAACAAGCTGTCTCTCCTGTCAGACTCCAACACGACCAACCTCACTTCTAAACG GGAGTATGCTCCACGGCTAAAGACTGCAGAAAACGCCAACATCCAGCCCAACCCAGGCCTCATCCTGCGAGCCGAGCCCACTGTCACCAACATCCTCAAG ACGGTGGACGCAGACCACTCCAAGTCTCCAGAGGGCCTTCTGGGGGTGCTGGGACACATGCTCTCTGGGAAGAGCCTGGACCTCCTCCTGGCTGCAGCTGCAGCCACGGGAAAACTCAAGTCCTTCGCCCGGAAGTTCATCAA GCTGAATGAGTTTCCGAAGCATATCAGTGGAGAAGGAT CCAAGTCGGCCTCAGTGCGAGCCCTGCTGTTCGACATCTCCTTCCTCATGCTGTGTCACGTGGTGCAGACCTACGGATCAGAG GTGATCCTGTCGGATCCCAGCCCCTCGGGGGAGACCCCGTTCTTTGAGACGTGGCTGCAGACCTGCATGCCAGAAGAGGGCAAGACCCTGAACCCAGACCACCCCTGCTTCAGGCCCGAGTCTGGCAAGGTGGAGAGCCTGGTGGCCCTCCTCAACAACTCCTCTGAGATGAAGCTAGT TCAGATGAAGTGGCACGAGATTTGCCTCAGCACGCCGGCAGCCATCTTGGAGGTGTTGAATGCCTGGGAGAATGGCGTGCTCTCTGTGGAGGCTGTACAG AAGATAACAGACAACATCAAGGGCAAGGTATGCAGCATGGCTATCTGTGCTGTGGCCTGGCTGGTAGCCCATGTGAGGATGCTGGGCCTGGATGAGCGGGAGAAGCCCCAGACCATGATCCGCCAGCTCATGACCCCGCTGTATGGGGAGAACACTCTGCAGTTCTACAATGAACG ggTGGTGATCATGAGTTCCATCCTGGAGAACATGTGTGCTGACGTATTCCAGCAGACAGGCTTGGCCCTGCGGCCGCCCATGGAGGGCCAGGAGCCCATTCCCTACCGCAACCTGCTCTCGGCCAAGGAGCCCATCCATGAGGCCCTCCGCAAGCAATTCCGCTCGGTGCTGTGGAAGGGCTGGGTGGACAGCGGCGCGCTACACCTCTTTGAGAGCCTGCTGCACACAGGAGGGGTGTTCTGGTTCACCAACAACCTGGTCAAG GAGCTGCTGAAGGAGACTCGCCAGGAGTGGGCCAACCGGGTGGTGGAACTGCTCTACAGCATCTTCTGCCTGGACACCCAGCAGATCACTCTCACCCTGCTGGGCCACATCCTGCCCAACCTGCTCACAGACTCAGCCCACTGGCACAGCCTGGCAGACCCGCCCGGCAAGGCCTTGGCCAA GCTGTCTGTATGGTGTGCTCTCAGTTCCTTCTCCACTCACCACAAAGGCCAGGCCTCAGCTCGACAACGCAAGAGGCAACGGGAGGATATCGAG GACTACAGTAGCTTGTTCCCTCTAGACGATACGCAGCCCTCAAAGCTCATGCGTCTGCTCAGCTCCAACGAGGACGAGCCGGTGGTCCTTTCTAGTCCAG GTGACCGGTCCATGTCCACCTCCCTGTCGGCCTCCCAGCTCCACACGGTCAACATGAGGGACCCTCTCAACCGTGTCCTAG CCAACCTCTTCCTGTTGATCTCATCCATCCTGGGCTCCAAGACAGCAGGGCCACACACCCAGTTCGTGCAGAGCTTCATGGAGGAGTGTGTGGAGTGCCTGGAGCAGGGCAGCCGCGGAAGCATTCTGCAGTTCATGCCTTTCACCATG gtctcgGAGCTGGTGAAACTTCCTGCGCTGGCCAAGCCCAGGGTGGTCTTGGGAATCACAGACTTGACTCTGCCCCTGGGAAGGAGGGTGGCAGCCAAGGCCATCTCAGCCTTATAG
- the LOC135523965 gene encoding mediator of RNA polymerase II transcription subunit 24 isoform X1: MKVVNLKQAILQAWKERWSDYQWAINIKKNFPKGATWDYLNLAEALMEQAMIGPSPNPLILSYLKYAISSQMVSYSSVLLAISKFDDFSRELCVKSLLEIMDMFCHRLSCHGKAEECIGLCRALLGVVVWLLTGCACYCERLRELGPSASTEANLRACLERLRELVNSQKNRALVHIARLEDQASWTNVEQALIKVTEGLNNLTNQTLRGKLEECISLVKSIPTILSEQSDPPHHSLFPSVHAFIMLEGTMNLTGETQPLVEQLMMIKRMQRIPAPLFVLEIWKACFTGLIESPEGTEELKWTAFTFLKIPQVLLRLKKYPQGEKVQQDFMDDVNIAFEYLLKLTPLLDKADQRCNCDCLSMLLQECNKLSLLSDSNTTNLTSKREYAPRLKTAENANIQPNPGLILRAEPTVTNILKTVDADHSKSPEGLLGVLGHMLSGKSLDLLLAAAAATGKLKSFARKFIKLNEFPKHISGEGSKSASVRALLFDISFLMLCHVVQTYGSEVILSDPSPSGETPFFETWLQTCMPEEGKTLNPDHPCFRPESGKVESLVALLNNSSEMKLVQMKWHEICLSTPAAILEVLNAWENGVLSVEAVQKITDNIKGKVCSMAICAVAWLVAHVRMLGLDEREKPQTMIRQLMTPLYGENTLQFYNERVVIMSSILENMCADVFQQTGLALRPPMEGQEPIPYRNLLSAKEPIHEALRKQFRSVLWKGWVDSGALHLFESLLHTGGVFWFTNNLVKELLKETRQEWANRVVELLYSIFCLDTQQITLTLLGHILPNLLTDSAHWHSLADPPGKALAKLSVWCALSSFSTHHKGQASARQRKRQREDIEDYSSLFPLDDTQPSKLMRLLSSNEDEPVVLSSPGDRSMSTSLSASQLHTVNMRDPLNRVLANLFLLISSILGSKTAGPHTQFVQSFMEECVECLEQGSRGSILQFMPFTMVSELVKLPALAKPRVVLGITDLTLPLGRRVAAKAISAL; encoded by the exons ATGGTCTCTTATTCAAGTGTTCTCTTAGCCATCAGTAAG TTTGATGACTTCTCCAGAGAGCTCTGCGTCAAGTCCCTGTTGGAGATCATGGACATGTTCTGCCACCGTCTCAG CTGCCACGGGAAGGCGGAGGAGTGCATCGGGCTGTGCCGGGCCCTTCTGGGTGTGGTAGTGTGGCTCCTGACGGGCTGCGCCTGCTACTGCGAGAGGCTCAGGGAGCTGGGGCCGTCGGCCAGCACAGAAGCCAACCTGAGGGCCTGCCTGGAGAGGCTAAGGGAGTTGGTGAACAGCCAGAAGAACAGGGCCCTAGTCCACATCGCTCGCCTGGAGGACCAAG CTTCCTGGACCAATGTGGAGCAAGCTTTGATCAAAGTGACAGAGGGGCTCAACAATCTGACCAATCAGACACTGAGAGGCAAGCTGGAGGAGTGCATTTCATTGGTGAAGAG TATTCCTACAATTCTGTCTGAACAGTCAGACCCCCCGCACCACTCGTTGTTCCCGTCGGTCCACGCCTTCATCATGCTGGAAGGAACCATGAACCTGACAGGGGAGACTCAGCCACTGGTGGAGCAGCTTATGATGATCAAGAGGATGCAG CGTATCCCTGCGCCGCTCTTTGTGTTGGAGATCTGGAAGGCGTGTTTCACTGGCCTCATCGAGTCACCAGAGGGCACCGAGGAGCTCAAGTGGACCGCCTTCACCTTCCTTAAG ATCCCCCAGGTTCTCCTCAGGCTAAAGAAGTATCCCCAGGGTGAGAAGGTACAG CAGGACTTCATGGATGATGTGAACATTGCCTTTGAGTACCTGCTGAAGCTCACACCACTGCTGGACAAGGCGGACCAGAGATGCAA CTGCGACTGTCTTAGTATGCTACTGCAGGAGTGCAACAAGCTGTCTCTCCTGTCAGACTCCAACACGACCAACCTCACTTCTAAACG GGAGTATGCTCCACGGCTAAAGACTGCAGAAAACGCCAACATCCAGCCCAACCCAGGCCTCATCCTGCGAGCCGAGCCCACTGTCACCAACATCCTCAAG ACGGTGGACGCAGACCACTCCAAGTCTCCAGAGGGCCTTCTGGGGGTGCTGGGACACATGCTCTCTGGGAAGAGCCTGGACCTCCTCCTGGCTGCAGCTGCAGCCACGGGAAAACTCAAGTCCTTCGCCCGGAAGTTCATCAA GCTGAATGAGTTTCCGAAGCATATCAGTGGAGAAGGAT CCAAGTCGGCCTCAGTGCGAGCCCTGCTGTTCGACATCTCCTTCCTCATGCTGTGTCACGTGGTGCAGACCTACGGATCAGAG GTGATCCTGTCGGATCCCAGCCCCTCGGGGGAGACCCCGTTCTTTGAGACGTGGCTGCAGACCTGCATGCCAGAAGAGGGCAAGACCCTGAACCCAGACCACCCCTGCTTCAGGCCCGAGTCTGGCAAGGTGGAGAGCCTGGTGGCCCTCCTCAACAACTCCTCTGAGATGAAGCTAGT TCAGATGAAGTGGCACGAGATTTGCCTCAGCACGCCGGCAGCCATCTTGGAGGTGTTGAATGCCTGGGAGAATGGCGTGCTCTCTGTGGAGGCTGTACAG AAGATAACAGACAACATCAAGGGCAAGGTATGCAGCATGGCTATCTGTGCTGTGGCCTGGCTGGTAGCCCATGTGAGGATGCTGGGCCTGGATGAGCGGGAGAAGCCCCAGACCATGATCCGCCAGCTCATGACCCCGCTGTATGGGGAGAACACTCTGCAGTTCTACAATGAACG ggTGGTGATCATGAGTTCCATCCTGGAGAACATGTGTGCTGACGTATTCCAGCAGACAGGCTTGGCCCTGCGGCCGCCCATGGAGGGCCAGGAGCCCATTCCCTACCGCAACCTGCTCTCGGCCAAGGAGCCCATCCATGAGGCCCTCCGCAAGCAATTCCGCTCGGTGCTGTGGAAGGGCTGGGTGGACAGCGGCGCGCTACACCTCTTTGAGAGCCTGCTGCACACAGGAGGGGTGTTCTGGTTCACCAACAACCTGGTCAAG GAGCTGCTGAAGGAGACTCGCCAGGAGTGGGCCAACCGGGTGGTGGAACTGCTCTACAGCATCTTCTGCCTGGACACCCAGCAGATCACTCTCACCCTGCTGGGCCACATCCTGCCCAACCTGCTCACAGACTCAGCCCACTGGCACAGCCTGGCAGACCCGCCCGGCAAGGCCTTGGCCAA GCTGTCTGTATGGTGTGCTCTCAGTTCCTTCTCCACTCACCACAAAGGCCAGGCCTCAGCTCGACAACGCAAGAGGCAACGGGAGGATATCGAG GACTACAGTAGCTTGTTCCCTCTAGACGATACGCAGCCCTCAAAGCTCATGCGTCTGCTCAGCTCCAACGAGGACGAGCCGGTGGTCCTTTCTAGTCCAG GTGACCGGTCCATGTCCACCTCCCTGTCGGCCTCCCAGCTCCACACGGTCAACATGAGGGACCCTCTCAACCGTGTCCTAG CCAACCTCTTCCTGTTGATCTCATCCATCCTGGGCTCCAAGACAGCAGGGCCACACACCCAGTTCGTGCAGAGCTTCATGGAGGAGTGTGTGGAGTGCCTGGAGCAGGGCAGCCGCGGAAGCATTCTGCAGTTCATGCCTTTCACCATG gtctcgGAGCTGGTGAAACTTCCTGCGCTGGCCAAGCCCAGGGTGGTCTTGGGAATCACAGACTTGACTCTGCCCCTGGGAAGGAGGGTGGCAGCCAAGGCCATCTCAGCCTTATAG